GTCAGATTTATGTGAGCCTATGTGGAGGCTAAATTATAGCTGCATTAAGGTTGGGCTATAGCTTATGTCACTTTTATCTATGCTTGATTAACAGCTACCGCAGGTAGATCGACATTGCAACCACCCAAACCACAATAACCAGCCGGATTCTTGGCCAGGTATTGCTGGTGATAGTCTTCGGCATAATAGAAATCAGGTGCATCAATGATTTCAGTGGTGATCGCGCGATCGTAGCCAGCCTGATTCAGTGCCTGTTGATAGCTCTGCTGTGAAGCTAGTGCTAATTGCTTTTGAGCTTCGGTATAAACATAAATGCCCGATCGATATTGAGTGCCCGTATCGTTGCCTTGGCGCATCCCCTGGGTGGGATTATGATTCTCCCAGAAGGTCTTTAGCAATTGCTCGTAGCTAATTTGATTTGGGTCATACACCACCAACACCACTTCATTGTGGCCAGTCATGCCGGAGCATACTTCTCGGTAGGTAGGATTCGGCGTAACCCCGGCAGCATAACCAACCGCCGTAATATAAATACCGGTTTCCAGTTGCCAGAATTTACGCTCTGCACCCCAGAAGCAACCCATGCCAAACATGGCGGTTTCCATGCCATCTGGGAACGGTGGTTCAAGTGAATTACCATTGATAAAATGCTTCTCGGCGGTAGGAATTGGTGCCGATCGGCCTGGTAATGCTTCTTCGGGTTTGGGTAGACTTAATTTTTTCCCTAGACCTAATCCAAATAGTCCCATGTGTTTTTCCTCTTGGTTCTGTTTTATTTTGCTATGTTCTGTTAGTTTGATGCTGCTTATATTTTGGGGGTAAATGAGTGCTGATTAAGCTGATTTATAGCAAGAATTACGATCGCAGTTGTGGGCTAGTTTTAATTCATTATATTTATTACGTTTATATTTATTACGTTCCAGCTTACTGATCAGATAAAAGTAATTAGGTTTGGTTAACCTGACTCCTTTGCTTTAACTGTTTAGTTCTCTGAACATGAATAAACTGTGCGATCGATACGTTGATCTTATTTGCTATTTTCAGGGAGATCGCTGTTTCTGTCATGTATCCACAGGGTAAATAATAATCACAAAAGGGCTACAAAAAAATCCACCAGGATCAACCTGGTAGATCTATTAGTTAACTAATATTTTGCTTCACTAATTCCAGCCTTGCCCAGGAATCTCAGGGAATGCAAGGCCTAGTTAAAAATTAAAATCTACTTTTCAATCTCTTCAATAAACTTTTCCATAAACTCCTGGGTCACGCCGGGATGTTTGCCAGAGATGAGATCGCCATCCACCACCAGATCAGCGGTGACATCGTTGTCATAAATCACTTCAGCGCCAGTGTTTTCCACATCCGAAATGATGTTATGGGCACAGGTCACCTTGCGGCCAGCCAACAAATCCTTATCCGCACAGAACAGCC
The sequence above is a segment of the Pseudanabaena sp. PCC 7367 genome. Coding sequences within it:
- the msrA gene encoding peptide-methionine (S)-S-oxide reductase MsrA yields the protein MGLFGLGLGKKLSLPKPEEALPGRSAPIPTAEKHFINGNSLEPPFPDGMETAMFGMGCFWGAERKFWQLETGIYITAVGYAAGVTPNPTYREVCSGMTGHNEVVLVVYDPNQISYEQLLKTFWENHNPTQGMRQGNDTGTQYRSGIYVYTEAQKQLALASQQSYQQALNQAGYDRAITTEIIDAPDFYYAEDYHQQYLAKNPAGYCGLGGCNVDLPAVAVNQA